Proteins from one Erysipelothrix larvae genomic window:
- a CDS encoding helix-turn-helix domain-containing protein, translating to MHNKRLFFSLNIDKQFSRQVQALEFLSAQQTAVSIHELATRIGCSIPTLRSDLQELNNNLPINIEIRSMGKDGYILIYPPGISIPALIMELAKETDVFRILDALFHNDSYTFDELVAELFVNPSTLRKILTHINQVITEFGVSLSKSPIRFIGSETNIRLFLYNFYYDFNDYFTVDCDFEKNYEAYKTIIDGTRNSLSFPLRFSYFRVTLWIMIIRRRIQSKCFVELDDSIRQRILNEADFVEFQYSFTHTFAEKFLIYKPPLDDIIWAYTIFLHCISYSEMEPLEQSEDVNELYVYQNSDPRHLESINNFLSLEFEPSVIDGPHLHKMRTFLLNLSMLTHLSTQFQRISALTRISLKESLNEYFMIWMRHLYSKESQRMFNIEYREDIAISLAMMHYSTLTHLKKHSIRVLFAFQGEPGYDDFLTQQTQFMIPQNIVPHFSFDEPISEEMISRTQAELVVTNYDSPEFNDLSCDIVRLSYVPSKGY from the coding sequence ATGCATAACAAACGACTATTTTTTTCTTTAAATATCGATAAGCAATTCAGTAGGCAAGTTCAAGCACTTGAATTTTTGAGTGCTCAACAAACTGCTGTGAGTATTCATGAACTTGCGACACGCATTGGATGCTCAATTCCTACCTTAAGAAGTGACTTACAAGAGCTCAATAACAATTTACCAATTAACATTGAAATTCGATCGATGGGAAAAGATGGGTACATCTTAATTTATCCTCCGGGTATATCAATTCCTGCATTAATTATGGAACTGGCGAAGGAAACGGATGTCTTCAGAATCCTTGATGCACTTTTCCACAATGATTCATATACTTTTGATGAATTAGTTGCGGAGTTATTTGTGAACCCAAGTACCTTGCGAAAAATATTGACACATATTAATCAAGTCATTACTGAATTTGGTGTATCTTTGTCTAAGTCTCCGATTCGATTTATAGGAAGTGAAACGAATATCCGACTCTTCTTATATAATTTCTATTATGACTTTAATGATTATTTTACCGTTGACTGTGATTTTGAGAAAAACTACGAAGCGTATAAAACGATTATTGATGGAACCAGAAATAGTCTGTCCTTTCCATTACGATTCAGTTACTTCAGAGTTACCTTGTGGATAATGATCATTCGAAGGCGTATTCAGTCGAAGTGTTTTGTGGAACTGGACGATTCAATCAGACAGCGAATCCTTAATGAGGCTGATTTTGTTGAGTTTCAGTATTCATTCACCCATACATTTGCAGAAAAGTTTTTGATTTATAAACCTCCCCTTGATGATATTATTTGGGCGTATACAATTTTCCTGCATTGCATCTCTTATAGTGAAATGGAACCGTTGGAGCAATCTGAGGATGTTAATGAATTGTATGTCTATCAGAACAGTGATCCACGACATCTTGAATCCATCAATAATTTTCTGAGTCTTGAGTTTGAGCCTTCGGTAATTGATGGTCCTCACTTACACAAAATGCGTACGTTTTTATTGAATCTTTCGATGTTGACCCATCTCTCTACACAGTTTCAACGAATTTCTGCTCTTACACGGATTTCTCTGAAAGAATCCTTAAATGAGTATTTTATGATTTGGATGCGTCACCTGTATTCAAAAGAGAGCCAGCGCATGTTTAACATTGAGTATCGTGAAGATATTGCGATTTCTTTGGCAATGATGCATTATTCAACTTTGACGCATTTAAAAAAACACAGCATTCGTGTGCTCTTTGCGTTTCAGGGTGAACCTGGCTATGATGATTTCTTAACCCAACAGACACAGTTTATGATTCCACAAAACATTGTGCCTCATTTCTCTTTTGATGAACCCATCTCTGAGGAAATGATTTCGAGAACACAAGCTGAACTTGTTGTTACAAATTATGATTCACCTGAGTTTAATGATTTGAGTTGTGATATTGTGCGTTTATCCTATGTTCCAAGTAAGGGATATTAA
- a CDS encoding DUF6431 domain-containing protein: MITVFSNTFNNKQFSQKEYYKFLNSINPKTIPCPCCSKTDTLIRYGYYPKTIITGRLTIVVEIARFFCNQCKRTHAIIPSNLLPYFQLSVPTIEIILTHELDSTLLTDIDESTYIRIKIRFNDYESVRHLSYLERLNYFILSTKRNIYHSAITSPT, encoded by the coding sequence ATGATAACAGTTTTCTCAAACACATTCAATAATAAACAGTTTTCTCAAAAGGAATATTACAAATTTCTCAATTCAATTAATCCAAAAACAATACCTTGTCCGTGCTGTTCAAAAACAGATACACTGATTCGTTATGGATACTATCCGAAAACCATAATTACTGGGCGATTAACCATTGTCGTAGAAATCGCACGTTTCTTTTGTAATCAATGTAAGAGAACTCATGCAATAATACCAAGTAACTTACTTCCCTATTTTCAACTGTCTGTACCCACAATTGAAATAATATTAACCCATGAACTTGATAGCACGCTTTTAACTGATATTGATGAATCAACATATATTCGGATAAAAATACGTTTTAACGATTATGAATCGGTGAGACATTTAAGTTATTTGGAACGATTGAATTACTTCATATTATCCACAAAACGGAATATCTATCATTCCGCCATTACTTCACCAACATGA
- a CDS encoding ISL3 family transposase, with the protein MNANATLLSNEKILELFNLEHHQVQKIDIKGQSDALNVYITLQVEEQTCPICESKTSTIKDYSEKKLLHSLVTHIPCYIRYRARRYKCTTCNKCFFEHNPFAYRNMKITQLTVYNVLNDLKSPHETFTTVANRYRLSPTTVSSIFDSHVSVSRQKLPAYLLIDECYAYHSDRSDYVCVLIDAMTKNIVDILPSRKKQDLVAYFSQIPLEERKGVLGIGIDMWYSYRVVAKQFLPNAFISVDRFHVYSDLMKRIDSIRVDTMKKLKPPKNWKQTEDKVKRQEYYKRDQQYYLLKKFNWLLYKNPKATTTVKDKKYNIFDPNVPKQRNKKLGKFLNLYDIIDLILQTSNGLEDAYNMKFLLDQFFNESKAENAHENLNTLIRVMAQSRVASIVDFSRTLGKWKNEIVATFNKVEKCTKVTNKKTGETHYEVSITHINSALIENRNRIIKQIKNNASGYRNWERFRNRVLYVLNEDATYRINPIIKTTYDKGLS; encoded by the coding sequence ATGAACGCTAATGCCACTCTTTTAAGTAACGAAAAAATTCTTGAATTATTTAACTTAGAACACCATCAAGTCCAGAAGATTGATATCAAAGGTCAAAGTGACGCATTGAATGTGTACATTACGCTTCAGGTAGAGGAACAAACATGCCCAATTTGTGAAAGCAAAACATCCACAATCAAAGATTATTCTGAAAAGAAGCTTCTCCACTCACTGGTAACACATATACCCTGTTACATTCGTTACCGTGCACGACGTTATAAATGCACAACGTGTAATAAATGCTTTTTTGAACACAATCCATTTGCGTATCGAAATATGAAGATTACTCAGCTGACCGTATATAATGTCCTGAATGATCTTAAATCGCCACATGAAACGTTTACCACAGTTGCCAATAGATATCGGTTATCTCCCACTACAGTATCATCTATTTTCGATTCCCACGTTTCTGTCTCCAGACAAAAACTACCCGCTTATCTGCTTATTGATGAATGTTATGCGTACCACAGTGATCGCAGTGATTATGTATGCGTTCTTATTGATGCAATGACAAAGAATATCGTAGATATATTACCGTCCCGTAAGAAACAAGACTTAGTCGCGTATTTTAGCCAAATCCCCCTTGAAGAACGCAAAGGAGTCTTAGGTATTGGAATCGACATGTGGTATAGCTATAGAGTCGTCGCAAAACAATTCCTTCCAAACGCGTTTATCAGTGTTGATCGTTTTCATGTTTATAGTGATTTAATGAAACGTATCGACTCTATTAGGGTAGACACTATGAAGAAACTAAAACCTCCTAAGAACTGGAAGCAAACAGAAGATAAAGTCAAAAGACAAGAATATTATAAGCGTGACCAGCAATACTATCTGCTTAAAAAGTTCAACTGGTTACTCTATAAAAACCCCAAAGCAACAACCACAGTTAAAGATAAGAAATACAATATATTTGATCCAAATGTACCGAAACAACGCAATAAGAAATTGGGAAAGTTTCTAAACCTTTACGACATAATAGACCTAATTCTTCAAACGAGCAATGGCCTTGAAGATGCATATAACATGAAGTTCTTACTCGATCAATTCTTCAATGAATCAAAAGCTGAGAATGCACACGAGAATCTGAACACACTCATCAGAGTGATGGCTCAGAGTAGAGTTGCATCAATCGTTGATTTTAGCCGAACTTTAGGAAAGTGGAAAAATGAAATTGTCGCAACTTTCAATAAAGTAGAAAAATGCACAAAGGTCACAAATAAGAAAACAGGAGAAACCCATTATGAAGTTTCCATAACACACATAAACAGTGCGTTGATTGAGAATCGAAATCGCATAATCAAGCAAATAAAAAACAATGCAAGTGGCTATCGTAATTGGGAGCGGTTTAGGAATCGTGTGTTGTATGTGCTTAATGAAGACGCAACATATCGAATTAACCCAATAATTAAAACAACCTATGACAAAGGACTCTCTTAA